The following coding sequences lie in one Methanopyrus sp. SNP6 genomic window:
- the feoB gene encoding ferrous iron transport protein B, giving the protein MRTVALAGPPNVGKTTIMSRVCRANLEVGNWPGVTVERKTCTYEFRGKRYRLIDLPGTYSLTAFSEDQRVARDYLLGRTDGKPDAVVVVGDALNVAGAVRVFLEIAELGYHHVILAVNMLDEAERTGIGIDLKRLERELGAPVVGLSAKRGYGIERLKRAIADVVQGRVEPNPISLRYPREVERAVKKLAPEVGGKLREYPPRWAILKLLEGDPELLQELEKRDPELLKRVKEVKKRIAERTSHDPAVLISQARDELATRIARSCVTGRPSLSRQDRIDRVLTHPVWGTLFALGVLGTVFALSFFLGDPISELVEGAFDHLVWFARGLPAPWSDVFAEGVIPGVGTVLAMYPYVFVMLLLLTVLEDVGYTARLAALASGLLARLGLHGKTVFPAVLSLSCNVPGITASRIIEDERARLLTAIVVPMIPCGARLEVITFLTAKLPDPWRVPAAVSIYVVALSLFAVTSYVLHRLLFGKPEPHRGHVIELPRLRKPHLRTVLTVTWLRSNEFLQKAGTIILAASVLLWTATRYPKPLGTGGSAIELVGKSLEPVTVALLGLDWKGAVAPLNGIVAKEIVISTLAMLHAHPTPENAYVLTLVSALYIPCAATIGAVYSETGSLRYTALSVAANLSLATLVGAAAHHALVALGGWTRSYVVFP; this is encoded by the coding sequence ATGAGGACGGTAGCGCTGGCGGGACCACCGAACGTGGGTAAGACCACCATAATGTCCCGTGTCTGCCGCGCGAACCTGGAGGTCGGGAACTGGCCAGGGGTCACTGTCGAGAGGAAGACGTGCACGTACGAGTTCCGAGGGAAGCGGTACCGTCTCATCGACCTACCGGGCACGTACAGCCTCACGGCTTTCTCCGAAGACCAGCGCGTCGCCCGCGACTACCTGCTCGGCCGGACCGACGGTAAGCCGGATGCCGTGGTCGTCGTCGGGGACGCGCTCAACGTGGCCGGAGCCGTTCGCGTGTTCCTCGAGATCGCAGAGCTCGGGTACCACCACGTCATCCTGGCCGTGAACATGCTCGACGAAGCGGAGCGTACGGGCATCGGCATCGACCTGAAGCGACTGGAGCGCGAACTAGGAGCTCCTGTGGTCGGCCTCTCCGCGAAGCGAGGGTACGGGATCGAGCGCCTCAAGCGCGCGATCGCGGACGTCGTACAGGGAAGGGTCGAGCCGAATCCCATATCCCTCCGATACCCTCGCGAGGTCGAGAGGGCCGTGAAGAAGCTCGCCCCGGAGGTCGGTGGGAAGCTCCGTGAGTACCCACCGCGCTGGGCCATCCTCAAGCTTCTCGAGGGGGACCCCGAACTCCTCCAGGAACTCGAAAAACGCGATCCCGAACTTCTAAAACGGGTTAAAGAAGTCAAGAAACGTATCGCCGAGCGGACCTCCCACGACCCGGCCGTCCTGATCTCACAGGCCCGAGACGAGCTCGCCACGCGGATCGCCCGGAGCTGCGTGACGGGTCGGCCTTCGCTCTCCCGTCAGGACCGGATCGACCGCGTCCTCACACACCCTGTGTGGGGCACCCTCTTCGCCCTGGGCGTGCTCGGGACGGTGTTCGCGTTGTCGTTCTTCCTGGGTGACCCCATCTCCGAGCTCGTGGAGGGGGCGTTCGACCACCTCGTCTGGTTCGCCCGGGGTCTGCCAGCACCGTGGTCCGACGTCTTCGCCGAGGGCGTGATCCCCGGCGTGGGAACAGTTCTCGCCATGTATCCGTACGTGTTCGTCATGTTACTGCTCCTCACCGTGCTCGAGGACGTCGGCTACACGGCCCGCCTCGCCGCTTTAGCGTCCGGTCTGCTCGCCCGCCTCGGTCTCCACGGCAAGACCGTGTTCCCCGCAGTCCTGTCCCTTTCCTGCAATGTGCCAGGGATCACGGCGAGCCGGATCATCGAGGATGAACGGGCCCGTCTACTGACCGCAATCGTCGTACCGATGATCCCATGCGGTGCTCGCCTTGAGGTGATTACGTTCCTAACGGCGAAGCTACCGGACCCCTGGCGCGTGCCGGCCGCCGTCTCCATCTACGTCGTCGCCCTCTCTCTGTTCGCAGTCACGTCCTACGTCCTACACCGCCTCCTCTTCGGTAAGCCGGAGCCCCACCGCGGGCACGTGATCGAGCTCCCACGCCTCCGTAAGCCACACCTACGCACGGTGCTCACCGTTACTTGGCTACGCTCGAACGAGTTCCTCCAGAAGGCCGGTACGATCATCTTGGCGGCCTCGGTCCTGCTCTGGACCGCCACCCGGTACCCGAAACCGTTAGGGACCGGTGGAAGCGCGATCGAGCTCGTCGGTAAGTCCCTCGAGCCGGTGACGGTAGCCCTCCTAGGGCTGGACTGGAAGGGAGCCGTGGCACCCCTCAACGGGATCGTTGCGAAGGAGATCGTCATCTCCACCCTCGCCATGCTGCACGCGCACCCCACACCCGAGAACGCCTACGTGCTCACCCTGGTGAGCGCGCTGTACATCCCGTGCGCCGCCACGATAGGTGCGGTCTACTCGGAAACCGGTTCCTTGAGATACACCGCGCTCTCCGTCGCGGCGAACCTATCCCTCGCGACCCTGGTCGGCGCGGCAGCGCACCATGCGCTCGTGGCGCTCGGCGGCTGGACTCGCAGTTACGTTGTTTTCCCGTGA
- a CDS encoding ferritin family protein: MSGLEEHLERWFRNESEAVTVYRTLAGLAEEAGMSEVAETFRKIADEELRHAAIVARIAGKLSKDIKSEVERLAEREAQAAELRRNVIEEYGDEMSEDVRAYLISTAHDEERHAKMLRNLLERPE, translated from the coding sequence ATGTCCGGGCTGGAGGAACATCTCGAGAGGTGGTTCAGGAACGAGAGCGAGGCCGTGACCGTGTATCGTACGCTAGCCGGACTGGCGGAGGAGGCGGGCATGTCCGAGGTCGCCGAGACGTTCAGGAAGATCGCGGACGAGGAGCTGAGACACGCTGCGATCGTAGCCCGGATCGCCGGGAAGTTGAGCAAGGACATCAAGTCGGAGGTCGAGCGACTGGCGGAGAGGGAGGCGCAGGCCGCCGAGCTCAGGAGGAACGTGATCGAGGAGTACGGGGACGAAATGAGTGAGGACGTACGGGCGTACCTGATAAGCACCGCGCACGACGAGGAGCGACACGCGAAGATGCTGAGGAACCTGTTAGAACGTCCGGAGTGA
- a CDS encoding HEPN domain-containing protein: MQVDRVPRRVGCAIGYQGNTGVLLFDAYTDARYLVEFPYDTEEDAKRFVEVADLGYSPRSRRSFGGHGFEVRC, from the coding sequence GTGCAGGTAGACCGCGTTCCACGCCGAGTAGGCTGTGCAATTGGGTATCAAGGCAACACTGGCGTTCTGCTGTTCGACGCGTACACGGACGCTCGTTACCTGGTAGAGTTCCCCTACGACACCGAAGAGGACGCGAAACGGTTCGTTGAAGTTGCCGATCTCGGGTACTCTCCGCGCTCGAGGAGGTCCTTCGGGGGGCACGGGTTCGAGGTGCGATGTTAA
- a CDS encoding ferrous iron transport protein A — protein MRTLLEVPEGRTVRVVDVAAGKGAAAMLYELGIRPGARVEVVKSGPGPVIVRVGGAKYSLGRGLAAKVIVEEEQG, from the coding sequence GTGAGGACGCTGCTGGAGGTGCCAGAGGGGAGGACGGTCCGCGTCGTAGACGTGGCCGCCGGTAAGGGAGCGGCCGCTATGCTGTACGAGCTCGGGATCCGGCCCGGAGCACGCGTCGAGGTCGTGAAGTCCGGTCCGGGTCCCGTGATCGTGCGCGTCGGCGGTGCGAAGTACTCCCTGGGTCGCGGCCTTGCGGCCAAAGTGATCGTCGAGGAGGAACAGGGGTGA
- a CDS encoding PH domain-containing protein: MRTPYHDRLHGTTRHPGRERNGGHDRSPGVRLLGFGGVFGYVGLYWVKGVGRCYVYSRRQSRLAVLETDRGTVLVGAEPTEELLDALTR, translated from the coding sequence ATGCGAACGCCGTATCACGATCGTCTCCACGGGACGACGCGTCACCCCGGCCGTGAAAGGAACGGTGGGCACGATCGATCTCCAGGTGTCCGACTTCTGGGTTTCGGGGGCGTCTTCGGCTACGTCGGCCTCTACTGGGTGAAGGGCGTGGGCCGATGTTATGTGTACTCGCGCCGACAGTCGCGCCTGGCCGTCCTGGAGACGGACCGGGGGACCGTCTTGGTGGGTGCCGAACCGACAGAGGAGCTGCTGGATGCCTTGACCCGATGA
- a CDS encoding glycosyltransferase family 4 protein, whose product MRFHGSRPPEEILRFYHKFHVFVLSSRSEGLPMALLEAMSAGCPVVASEVGAVPYIVEEEIGRTFPSEDHEAGARVLLELLQDPEALLQMSYTATRKARKFDITRMCDEYARRYVKYATGPG is encoded by the coding sequence GTGAGGTTCCACGGGTCTCGACCTCCGGAGGAAATCCTGCGGTTCTACCACAAGTTCCACGTGTTCGTGCTCTCGAGCAGGTCCGAAGGGCTCCCAATGGCCCTTCTCGAAGCGATGAGCGCCGGATGTCCCGTGGTGGCGTCTGAGGTAGGTGCGGTCCCCTACATCGTCGAGGAGGAGATAGGGCGGACGTTCCCTTCGGAGGATCACGAGGCCGGAGCGCGGGTCCTCCTGGAACTGCTCCAGGACCCGGAGGCCCTCCTCCAAATGTCTTACACGGCGACTAGGAAGGCTCGGAAGTTCGACATCACCCGGATGTGTGATGAGTACGCGCGACGATACGTGAAGTACGCGACCGGTCCTGGGTGA